A region of Sphingobium baderi DNA encodes the following proteins:
- a CDS encoding catalase, with translation MADKPTMTTSAGAPIADNQNSLSAGPRGPLLLQDYQLIEKLAHQNRERIPERVVHAKGWGAHGVLRITGDISKFTKAKVLQPGAETPMIARFSTVAGELGAADAERDVRGFALKFYTPEGNWDLVGNNTPVFFVRDPLKFPDFIHTQKRHPRTNLRSPTAMWDFWSLSPESLHQVTILMSDRGLPTDVRHINGYGSHTYSFLNEAGERFWVKFHFKTMQGHRHWTNEEAANVVGRTRESTQEDLFEAIETGHFPQWKVQVQIMPELDAEKTPYNPFDLTKVWPHADYPPIDIGVMELNRNADNYFAEIEQAAFSPSNIVPGIGFSPDKMLQGRIFSYADAHRYRLGTHYEALPINAPKCPVHHYHKDGAMRFFPNNPNPAAYYEPNSFNGPVQDERLREPPLRISGDADRYDHREGNDDFSQPRALFNLFDDAQKQRLFANIAAAMGDIPAEIEERQCKLFDQVHPDYGAGVRVARTTIRNRNPAISAPTDQTLADASN, from the coding sequence ATGGCCGATAAACCGACCATGACGACGAGCGCCGGTGCGCCGATTGCCGACAATCAGAACAGCTTGAGCGCGGGGCCGCGCGGACCGTTGCTGTTGCAGGATTATCAGCTGATCGAAAAGCTCGCCCATCAGAATCGCGAGCGTATTCCCGAACGCGTTGTCCATGCGAAGGGCTGGGGCGCCCATGGCGTGCTGCGTATTACCGGGGATATCAGCAAATTTACCAAGGCCAAGGTGCTTCAGCCAGGTGCGGAAACGCCGATGATCGCGCGCTTTTCCACCGTCGCGGGCGAACTGGGCGCAGCGGATGCCGAGCGGGACGTGCGCGGTTTCGCGCTCAAATTCTATACGCCTGAAGGTAATTGGGATCTGGTGGGCAACAACACGCCGGTTTTCTTCGTGCGCGATCCGCTGAAGTTCCCCGATTTCATCCACACGCAAAAGCGTCATCCGCGCACCAATCTGCGTTCGCCGACGGCTATGTGGGATTTCTGGTCGCTCTCACCTGAATCGCTGCATCAGGTGACGATCCTTATGTCCGACCGTGGATTGCCGACCGACGTGCGCCACATCAACGGCTATGGCAGCCACACCTATTCTTTCCTCAACGAAGCTGGCGAGCGCTTCTGGGTCAAGTTCCACTTTAAGACGATGCAGGGACACAGGCACTGGACCAATGAGGAGGCGGCCAATGTCGTAGGCCGCACGCGGGAATCGACGCAGGAGGATTTGTTCGAGGCCATCGAAACCGGCCATTTCCCGCAGTGGAAAGTGCAGGTCCAGATCATGCCGGAGCTGGATGCGGAAAAGACGCCCTATAATCCTTTCGACCTGACCAAGGTATGGCCGCATGCCGACTATCCGCCGATCGATATCGGCGTGATGGAATTGAACCGCAATGCCGACAATTATTTCGCGGAGATCGAGCAGGCGGCTTTCTCTCCCTCCAACATCGTGCCGGGGATTGGCTTTTCGCCCGACAAGATGCTGCAGGGGCGCATATTCAGCTATGCCGACGCCCATCGCTACAGGCTGGGCACGCATTATGAGGCATTGCCGATCAACGCGCCGAAATGCCCGGTCCATCACTATCATAAGGACGGAGCGATGCGCTTCTTCCCCAACAATCCGAATCCGGCCGCCTATTATGAGCCTAACAGCTTCAACGGTCCGGTGCAGGACGAACGGTTGCGGGAGCCGCCGCTCAGGATTTCGGGCGATGCGGATCGTTATGACCATCGCGAGGGGAATGACGACTTCAGCCAGCCGCGCGCCTTGTTCAATCTGTTCGATGATGCACAGAAACAGCGCCTGTTCGCGAACATAGCGGCCGCGATGGGGGACATTCCCGCCGAAATCGAAGAGCGGCAGTGCAAACTCTTCGATCAGGTCCATCCCGATTATGGCGCGGGTGTCCGGGTGGCGCGGACCACGATCAGGAACCGCAATCCCGCCATATCCGCGCCTACCGATCAGACGTTGGCGGACGCCTCGAACTGA
- a CDS encoding FGGY family carbohydrate kinase: MTDRFILVLDAGTTSTRAMLYLPDGRRIATAQADLTQYYPRSGWVEQDAEEIWQHSLACARQMVERAGGVDGITAIGITNQRETVVAWDRSSGEPLHRAIVWQDRRTAAECEALREAGHEPMLQRRTGLVVDPYFSATKMRWLLDHASAVGQTGERLALGTVESWLVWKLTGGLHITDASNASRTQLMALDGDGWDSDLCALFGVPSAALPEIVDNAGVFGEARADVLGGPVPICGLAGDQQAATIGQACLRPGDAKATLGTGAFILANMGEAMPTSGHRLLGTLLYRIGERRAYALEGSIFVAGSLIQWLRDRLGLIEAAEDSEALARSVPDNGGLFVLPALVGLGAPHWRPQARGAITGLTQGTTRAHIVRAALESLSHQIHDLADAFAADGAPWRLLRVDGGMSANDWIVQDMANMLNLRVDRPSDVETTALGAAMLAGLGAGLFGSLEEASSMASQATRFVPDMGVKERAARLRGWHDMLAAHA, encoded by the coding sequence ATGACGGATCGCTTCATTCTCGTGCTCGACGCGGGCACCACGTCCACGCGGGCGATGCTCTATTTGCCGGACGGCAGGCGGATCGCGACAGCGCAAGCCGACCTTACCCAATATTACCCGCGTTCTGGCTGGGTCGAACAGGATGCGGAAGAAATCTGGCAACATAGCCTCGCTTGCGCCCGCCAGATGGTGGAGCGTGCGGGCGGCGTGGACGGCATCACGGCCATCGGCATCACCAATCAGCGTGAGACAGTCGTCGCCTGGGACCGCAGCAGTGGAGAGCCGCTGCACCGCGCTATCGTCTGGCAGGACCGGCGCACAGCGGCGGAGTGCGAGGCCTTGCGCGAAGCGGGGCACGAACCGATGCTCCAGCGACGCACGGGCCTTGTCGTCGATCCCTATTTCTCCGCCACCAAGATGCGCTGGCTGCTCGACCATGCGTCGGCGGTGGGGCAAACGGGTGAGCGATTGGCGCTGGGCACGGTGGAAAGCTGGCTGGTGTGGAAGCTGACCGGCGGGCTGCACATTACCGATGCCAGCAATGCCAGCCGTACCCAACTGATGGCGCTGGACGGCGACGGCTGGGATAGTGATCTGTGTGCGCTGTTCGGCGTCCCCAGTGCCGCTCTGCCGGAAATCGTCGATAATGCCGGTGTTTTCGGAGAGGCGCGCGCCGATGTCCTAGGCGGACCGGTGCCGATTTGCGGGCTGGCGGGCGACCAGCAGGCTGCGACCATCGGGCAGGCTTGCCTGCGTCCTGGTGACGCCAAGGCGACGCTGGGCACCGGCGCATTCATCCTCGCGAATATGGGGGAGGCGATGCCTACGTCCGGTCATCGGCTGCTCGGCACGCTGCTCTATCGAATCGGGGAGCGCCGTGCCTATGCGCTGGAAGGATCAATCTTCGTGGCGGGGAGTCTGATCCAGTGGCTGCGCGATCGACTGGGGTTGATAGAGGCGGCGGAAGATAGCGAGGCCCTCGCCCGTTCCGTGCCGGACAATGGCGGCCTATTCGTGTTGCCCGCGCTGGTGGGGTTGGGCGCACCGCATTGGAGGCCGCAGGCGAGGGGCGCGATCACCGGCTTGACGCAAGGGACCACGCGCGCCCACATCGTTCGCGCGGCGCTGGAATCGCTGTCGCATCAGATCCACGATCTCGCCGATGCCTTCGCGGCGGACGGCGCGCCTTGGCGCCTCCTGCGAGTGGATGGAGGCATGAGCGCGAACGATTGGATCGTGCAGGATATGGCGAATATGCTGAACCTGCGCGTCGACAGGCCATCGGATGTCGAAACCACTGCATTGGGCGCGGCCATGCTGGCGGGGCTGGGAGCGGGGCTGTTCGGTTCGCTGGAGGAAGCCTCCTCCATGGCGTCGCAAGCGACGCGTTTCGTTCCGGATATGGGCGTCAAGGAACGCGCGGCGCGTCTGCGCGGATGGCACGATATGTTAGCGGCTCATGCCTGA
- a CDS encoding MerC domain-containing protein codes for MQFSLRQALSTGRIDRIAMGLSGLCVAHCFATAVILGLLASAGGFFASPLFHETGLVLAILLGAVALGHGAVVHGFMMPAAIGSLGLGIMAGALTMDHGLQESAYTLLGVAILALGHDLNHRAGR; via the coding sequence ATGCAGTTCAGCCTTCGCCAAGCCCTGTCAACAGGCCGGATCGACCGGATCGCCATGGGCCTGTCCGGGCTGTGTGTTGCCCATTGCTTTGCAACGGCTGTGATCCTGGGCCTGCTCGCTTCGGCAGGAGGTTTCTTCGCCAGTCCGTTATTTCATGAGACGGGGCTGGTGTTGGCGATCTTACTTGGGGCTGTGGCGCTCGGGCATGGAGCGGTGGTGCATGGTTTCATGATGCCCGCCGCTATCGGTTCGTTAGGTCTTGGCATCATGGCAGGCGCCCTGACGATGGATCATGGGTTGCAGGAAAGCGCCTATACCTTGTTGGGCGTAGCGATTTTGGCGCTCGGTCACGATCTTAATCATCGTGCGGGTCGCTAA
- a CDS encoding glycerol-3-phosphate dehydrogenase, with protein MSSQAVDPIHDLAVIGGGINGCGIARDAAGRGASVLLLEKGDLAQGTSSASTKLIHGGLRYLEHYEFALVRESLSERERLWSMAPHILHPMRFVLPWVPGLRPRWLLRLGLFLYDHMGGRRALPPTQSIDLRRHPAGAPLQPGFGPGYVYSDGWVDDARLVILNARDAADRGASIHTRTEVVKLDREGEHWTIHARLSSGETSRFRARVVVNATGPSVLALLARANQSTDRHMRLVRGSHIIVPRLFDHDFAYFFQLPDDRIFFAIPYERDFTLIGTTDSDHHGVLDHVTASAEEVAYLCEGANRYFSRQITPADVIWSYAGVRPLVDDGSGKPEAATRGYRLELEGKEGEARMLSIFGGKITTYRHLAAEAVDMMKPLLPTLAGKEWTASAPLPGGDFPMTGLADLLAGLSRDYPFLDPNWIDRISRAYGTATRRWLGGARRLDDLGVHFGHGLTEAEVDYLTAQEWAQTTDDILWRRTKLGLRFDAVQTSPLSRWLEERS; from the coding sequence GTGAGCAGCCAGGCCGTCGATCCCATTCATGATCTTGCCGTCATAGGCGGCGGCATCAACGGCTGCGGCATCGCCCGCGACGCCGCCGGGCGCGGCGCTTCCGTTCTGCTGCTGGAAAAGGGCGATCTGGCCCAGGGCACATCCTCCGCCTCGACCAAGCTGATCCACGGCGGCCTGCGCTATCTGGAACATTATGAATTCGCACTGGTCCGCGAATCCCTGTCCGAACGCGAACGGCTCTGGAGCATGGCGCCCCACATCCTCCACCCGATGCGCTTCGTCCTGCCATGGGTGCCGGGATTGCGCCCGCGTTGGTTGTTGCGCCTGGGCCTGTTTCTCTACGACCATATGGGCGGTCGCCGCGCGCTGCCGCCCACGCAGTCCATCGACCTGCGCCGCCACCCGGCCGGAGCGCCGTTGCAGCCGGGCTTCGGGCCAGGCTATGTCTATTCGGACGGATGGGTGGATGACGCTCGCCTCGTCATCCTCAATGCGCGCGACGCAGCGGACCGGGGCGCCAGCATCCACACGCGCACCGAAGTCGTGAAGCTCGACCGGGAAGGGGAGCATTGGACCATCCACGCCCGTCTCTCGTCTGGCGAAACAAGCCGTTTCAGGGCGCGGGTCGTCGTGAATGCCACCGGCCCATCGGTCCTTGCCCTGCTCGCCCGCGCGAATCAGTCCACGGATCGACATATGCGCCTTGTCCGTGGATCGCACATCATCGTGCCGCGTCTGTTCGATCATGACTTCGCTTATTTCTTCCAGCTTCCCGATGACCGCATATTCTTCGCCATTCCCTATGAACGGGACTTCACGCTGATCGGCACCACCGACAGCGACCATCATGGTGTTCTCGACCATGTCACCGCCAGCGCGGAGGAAGTAGCTTATCTCTGCGAAGGCGCAAATCGCTACTTCTCGCGCCAGATTACTCCGGCCGATGTGATCTGGAGCTACGCCGGCGTGCGTCCTCTGGTGGATGACGGCTCCGGCAAGCCCGAGGCGGCCACGCGGGGCTATCGCCTCGAACTGGAGGGAAAGGAGGGCGAAGCGCGGATGCTCAGCATTTTTGGAGGTAAGATCACCACCTATCGCCATCTTGCCGCCGAAGCGGTGGACATGATGAAACCGTTGCTGCCCACATTGGCGGGGAAGGAATGGACTGCCTCCGCTCCCCTTCCAGGCGGCGATTTCCCGATGACCGGCCTTGCCGACCTTCTGGCCGGATTGTCGCGTGACTATCCCTTCCTCGATCCGAACTGGATTGACCGCATCAGCCGCGCCTATGGCACCGCTACCCGCCGCTGGCTTGGCGGGGCTAGGCGGCTGGACGATCTGGGCGTTCATTTCGGTCATGGCCTCACCGAAGCCGAAGTGGATTATCTGACTGCACAGGAATGGGCACAAACCACAGATGATATTCTTTGGCGGCGCACAAAACTGGGCCTGCGGTTCGATGCGGTTCAAACCTCGCCTCTTTCGCGCTGGCTGGAGGAAAGGTCATGA
- a CDS encoding diguanylate cyclase — MRSSLRLSSLLAPALTGGIYFLVASLSLMTSCFEGGIAFIWAANAFLMAELLTSQRANWLRAITACALASAISTALFGMGPVAAIPMMLMNVAESLTVAVICRYCVSGRNIMVSLVPLAVFVVALCGVNVVVGLGSALVASNLTPASFGDSWLQWCSGHVLGGLVCTPVLVMLMQGEWARWFRTTSRLLRLELFGLLLLLGGTTWYVFHQNHYPLLFVPLLPLVIISFRAGHYGAAASIVVLALMGGASSLFNHGYLSTIAASAGTKTQFFQIYLVFSFLLSLPVAAELNGRRKLFQMLRESEARYRIIAEHCGDMVLNLGIDGRIHYASPSVLEQIGCAPALLMGQPAADLIHPKDRGLVVATYRRALEQPGDIHRVEFRLLRAIDDLDWYEMVARAVMDEENGATGVVCTIRDMSRHKARQQALQQVASHDSLTGATSRRAFLEKLETEIDRVGNNVRSCLLLLDLDHFKAVNDCHGHAAGDKVLGVFVERLKPGLRGEDCIGSLGGEEFAILLADLDIRQASTVCERLRHMMADEPVYLDTGLSVTVTFSAGLVELDGALNAAALLEAADKALYRAKNSGRNCLHLAA, encoded by the coding sequence ATGCGTTCCTCTCTTCGCCTTTCTTCCCTGCTTGCGCCGGCATTGACCGGAGGCATCTATTTTCTGGTCGCCTCCCTCTCTCTCATGACGTCGTGCTTTGAAGGTGGCATTGCTTTCATCTGGGCTGCCAATGCTTTTTTGATGGCGGAATTGCTAACATCGCAACGCGCTAACTGGCTGCGCGCGATCACGGCATGTGCCTTGGCCAGCGCCATTTCCACGGCCCTGTTCGGCATGGGGCCGGTTGCGGCGATCCCGATGATGCTGATGAACGTAGCCGAATCGCTTACGGTAGCGGTGATCTGCCGATATTGCGTTTCCGGCCGGAACATCATGGTGTCACTGGTTCCATTGGCGGTTTTCGTGGTTGCCCTATGTGGCGTGAATGTCGTCGTGGGCCTGGGTTCCGCTCTGGTCGCCTCGAATCTGACGCCAGCGTCCTTTGGCGACAGTTGGTTGCAATGGTGTTCTGGGCATGTGTTGGGGGGGCTGGTCTGCACGCCGGTGCTTGTCATGCTCATGCAGGGCGAATGGGCGCGATGGTTCCGGACCACGTCCCGGCTGCTCCGGCTGGAGTTGTTTGGCCTGCTCCTCCTGTTGGGGGGAACGACATGGTATGTGTTTCATCAAAATCATTACCCGCTGCTGTTCGTGCCGCTTTTGCCTCTGGTCATCATTTCCTTTCGCGCGGGTCATTATGGGGCTGCGGCGTCCATCGTCGTTCTCGCGCTCATGGGGGGCGCATCGTCCCTGTTCAATCATGGCTATTTGTCGACAATCGCGGCGTCAGCGGGCACGAAAACCCAATTCTTTCAGATCTATCTGGTTTTCAGCTTTCTCCTCTCCCTTCCCGTGGCGGCCGAGCTGAACGGACGGCGCAAGCTGTTCCAGATGTTGCGCGAAAGCGAAGCGCGATACCGAATCATCGCTGAACATTGCGGTGACATGGTTCTGAACCTGGGCATTGACGGCCGTATTCATTACGCGTCGCCCTCCGTTCTGGAACAGATCGGCTGTGCGCCGGCTTTGTTGATGGGGCAGCCGGCGGCCGACCTCATCCATCCCAAGGACAGGGGTCTCGTAGTCGCCACCTATCGCCGTGCGCTGGAACAGCCAGGCGACATCCATCGGGTCGAGTTCCGTCTTCTTCGCGCCATCGACGATCTCGATTGGTATGAGATGGTGGCGCGCGCCGTGATGGATGAGGAGAACGGGGCCACTGGCGTCGTTTGCACCATTCGGGACATGTCCCGTCACAAGGCGCGGCAGCAGGCATTGCAGCAGGTGGCATCTCATGATTCGCTGACAGGAGCGACGAGCCGCCGTGCGTTCTTGGAAAAGCTCGAAACGGAAATCGACCGGGTCGGAAATAATGTCCGTTCCTGCCTGCTGCTTTTGGACCTCGATCATTTCAAGGCGGTCAATGACTGTCATGGTCATGCCGCCGGCGATAAGGTTCTGGGCGTCTTCGTGGAGCGTTTGAAGCCCGGCCTGCGCGGCGAGGACTGTATCGGAAGTCTGGGAGGTGAGGAGTTTGCGATCCTGCTGGCGGATCTGGATATCCGCCAGGCCAGTACTGTTTGCGAACGATTGCGCCATATGATGGCGGATGAACCCGTCTATCTCGACACCGGTCTGAGCGTGACCGTGACGTTCAGCGCTGGCTTGGTGGAACTTGATGGCGCTTTAAACGCGGCGGCGCTGCTGGAAGCTGCGGACAAGGCGCTTTATCGTGCCAAGAACAGCGGCCGCAACTGCTTGCATCTGGCTGCCTGA
- the glpX gene encoding class II fructose-bisphosphatase, producing the protein MVQASSILDRVLVLEMVRVTEAAAIAASKLIGRGDEKAADAAAVEAMRLAFNDLYMDGTVVIGEGERDEAPMLYIGEKVGNAIGKGPKIDIALDPLEGTTITAKAGPNALAVLAISEEGGLLNAPDVYMEKLAVGPGYPKDIIDLNKSVRANVEAVAKAKGVEPGDIIVCVLDRPRHEKLITELRAIGCGIMLIPDGDVAGVIATTNPETTIDMYMGSGGAPEGVLACAALRCVGGQFKGKLLFRNDDERARARKWGITDLDKIYDLKELAKGDCIFAATGVTDGSLLDGVKRLPGGHLTTESVVMRASTGTVRWVKGEHRLERKDS; encoded by the coding sequence ATGGTGCAGGCTAGCTCGATTCTCGATCGCGTTCTGGTGCTGGAAATGGTGCGCGTGACCGAGGCCGCTGCCATCGCGGCGTCGAAGCTGATCGGTCGCGGCGATGAAAAAGCGGCAGACGCAGCCGCCGTGGAAGCCATGCGTCTGGCGTTCAACGATCTCTATATGGATGGCACCGTCGTCATCGGCGAGGGTGAACGCGACGAAGCGCCGATGCTCTACATCGGAGAAAAAGTCGGTAACGCCATCGGCAAGGGCCCCAAGATCGACATCGCTCTCGATCCGCTGGAAGGCACCACGATCACCGCGAAGGCTGGCCCGAATGCGCTGGCAGTGCTCGCGATTTCAGAAGAAGGCGGCCTGCTCAACGCGCCCGATGTCTATATGGAGAAGCTGGCGGTTGGCCCCGGCTATCCGAAAGACATTATCGACCTCAACAAATCCGTGAGGGCAAATGTCGAAGCAGTTGCCAAGGCCAAGGGCGTGGAACCAGGCGACATCATCGTCTGCGTGCTGGACCGTCCACGTCATGAAAAGCTCATCACGGAACTGCGCGCCATTGGCTGCGGCATCATGCTGATTCCCGATGGTGACGTGGCTGGCGTGATCGCCACGACCAATCCCGAAACGACCATTGACATGTATATGGGTTCGGGCGGTGCGCCCGAAGGCGTGCTGGCCTGCGCCGCGTTGCGCTGCGTGGGCGGACAGTTCAAGGGCAAGCTGCTGTTCCGCAACGATGATGAGCGCGCACGCGCTCGTAAATGGGGCATCACTGATCTCGACAAGATTTACGACCTTAAAGAACTGGCCAAGGGCGACTGCATTTTCGCGGCCACCGGCGTGACCGACGGTTCACTGCTGGACGGTGTCAAGCGGCTGCCGGGTGGCCACCTCACGACGGAAAGCGTGGTTATGCGTGCCAGCACAGGCACGGTTCGCTGGGTCAAGGGCGAACACCGGTTGGAACGCAAGGACAGTTAA
- the clpS gene encoding ATP-dependent Clp protease adapter ClpS, whose product MDSIITSASARPFLMAGNDQDDHGEGAGGPNVGIATRTRTRTKKPSLYKVLMLNDDYTPMEFVVHVLQHFFRMDMEEATRVMLHVHQRGVGICGIFSYEVAETKVNQVMDFARQNQHPLQCTLEKA is encoded by the coding sequence ATGGACAGCATCATCACTTCGGCGTCGGCACGGCCTTTCCTCATGGCGGGCAATGATCAGGACGATCATGGCGAGGGCGCCGGTGGGCCGAATGTCGGCATCGCCACCCGGACGCGCACGCGCACCAAAAAGCCGTCGCTTTACAAGGTTCTGATGCTGAACGACGATTATACGCCGATGGAATTCGTCGTTCACGTCCTCCAGCATTTCTTCCGCATGGACATGGAGGAAGCGACCCGCGTGATGCTCCACGTCCATCAGCGCGGTGTCGGCATATGCGGCATTTTCAGCTATGAAGTGGCCGAAACCAAGGTCAATCAGGTGATGGACTTCGCCCGGCAGAACCAGCACCCCCTGCAATGCACGCTGGAAAAGGCCTGA